A single genomic interval of Calditrichota bacterium harbors:
- a CDS encoding glycosyltransferase family 4 protein, whose amino-acid sequence MNLVRSLLQQERDVNYQFFCKEIHTELFSDYLKNDDRIITVAIKNRFQQLYFYEFSLHKYLLKNNTDIFLATHYITPKANNAYKIISIFHDMGFILHPDYYPKIKQIYFSRQIPTFIKRADKIITVSNSTLNDLTKHFPESSEKSLCIYPGTDHIKRKPSANKSASTPPFILAVNSFEKRKNIPFILEIFSMLKTKYNIPHQLYLVGQQNNHSTHLKNLISNLKLKNSVQIYANVTNEDLHKFYNDAQFFISTSQYEGFGFTPFEAIKSGLPAFLFKNAVCEEFFGNHEYVIENTDPDVWADLIFEKMNKGFPKALNQSIFEELTWSNTSKSFLDLFKGM is encoded by the coding sequence TTGAATTTAGTCCGCAGTCTACTTCAACAAGAGCGGGATGTGAATTATCAATTTTTTTGCAAAGAAATCCATACAGAATTGTTTTCAGATTATTTGAAAAATGATGACCGGATAATTACAGTTGCGATAAAAAACCGTTTTCAGCAATTATATTTTTACGAATTTTCATTGCACAAATATTTGTTAAAAAACAACACAGATATTTTCCTGGCAACGCATTATATAACACCGAAAGCAAATAATGCCTACAAAATAATTTCAATTTTTCATGATATGGGTTTTATTCTTCATCCGGATTATTATCCCAAAATAAAACAGATTTATTTTTCGCGGCAAATACCAACTTTTATAAAACGGGCAGATAAAATTATAACAGTTTCCAACTCAACTTTAAACGATTTAACAAAACATTTTCCCGAAAGTAGTGAAAAATCTTTATGTATTTATCCGGGAACAGATCACATAAAAAGAAAACCATCGGCAAATAAATCGGCCAGTACTCCCCCGTTTATTCTGGCCGTTAACTCTTTTGAAAAGCGAAAAAACATCCCTTTTATTCTTGAGATTTTTTCCATGCTTAAAACCAAATATAACATTCCTCATCAACTCTATTTGGTTGGTCAGCAAAATAATCACAGCACACATTTGAAAAATTTAATATCAAATCTCAAGCTGAAAAACTCAGTTCAGATTTATGCAAATGTCACAAATGAAGATTTACATAAATTTTATAATGACGCCCAATTTTTTATAAGTACTTCACAATATGAAGGCTTCGGGTTTACACCTTTTGAAGCAATAAAAAGCGGGCTTCCTGCGTTCCTTTTTAAAAATGCTGTGTGCGAAGAATTTTTTGGCAACCATGAATATGTAATTGAAAATACGGATCCTGATGTATGGGCCGACCTAATTTTTGAAAAGATGAACAAAGGATTTCCAAAAGCATTAAATCAAAGTATTTTCGAAGAACTTACCTGGTCGAATACCAGCAAATCATTTTTAGATTTGTTTAAGGGAATGTAA
- a CDS encoding UpxY family transcription antiterminator: MKNWYALYTRPRHEKKAYELLIEKGATAYLPLLNTVREYKSRKKKVELPLFPSYLFCQFEYKERFGILETHGIIKIVNFNGEPAIVPDWQIEAMRTVLLNPQSLQLENYFRQGDLVEVMSGPFKGLQGTVMNKKGESRLVITIDGIMQTLSVEIDMDNLKAVSA, from the coding sequence ATGAAAAACTGGTACGCATTATACACACGTCCGCGGCATGAAAAAAAGGCCTACGAGCTTCTTATCGAAAAAGGTGCCACAGCATATTTGCCGTTGTTGAACACCGTACGTGAGTATAAAAGCCGCAAGAAAAAAGTAGAGCTGCCATTATTTCCAAGCTACTTGTTTTGCCAATTTGAGTATAAAGAACGCTTTGGAATTCTTGAAACACACGGCATAATAAAAATTGTTAATTTTAATGGCGAGCCTGCCATAGTTCCGGATTGGCAAATTGAGGCTATGCGAACCGTTTTACTAAATCCACAATCTTTACAGCTTGAAAACTATTTCAGGCAAGGTGACCTTGTAGAAGTAATGTCCGGTCCTTTTAAAGGATTGCAGGGAACGGTTATGAATAAAAAAGGCGAGTCACGCCTGGTAATCACCATTGATGGAATTATGCAAACTTTGTCCGTAGAAATTGATATGGACAACTTAAAAGCAGTTTCTGCTTAG
- a CDS encoding adenylyl-sulfate kinase, which yields MFKDSKLRTFLKTISWRITATTTTVIIVYIFTGQIETAIEVGLLEMVAKMFIYYVHERGWDKLKFGKVEVPSMVIWITGIPYSGKTTLGDMIAEELEKEKRKHQRLDSHTVRALFPNVGFSKDEVNSHIKRVGHLSSILEKNGIIAIASFVSPYAESRDFVRGMCKNFVEVHLESTAEFAKQFDEKGFFEKAFNGELEDVPGVTVDFEKSEKAELTFDMQKTSLEKVKKEVMKFVRENY from the coding sequence ATGTTTAAAGACTCAAAACTACGCACTTTTCTTAAAACCATTTCCTGGCGAATTACTGCCACTACGACTACAGTAATTATTGTTTATATTTTTACCGGGCAAATCGAAACAGCTATTGAAGTTGGCTTACTGGAGATGGTTGCCAAAATGTTCATTTACTATGTTCATGAGCGGGGCTGGGATAAACTTAAATTTGGCAAAGTAGAAGTTCCATCGATGGTTATCTGGATTACGGGTATTCCATATTCTGGTAAAACTACTTTAGGAGATATGATTGCTGAAGAACTGGAAAAAGAAAAACGCAAGCATCAACGGCTGGATAGCCACACTGTTCGTGCGTTATTTCCAAATGTAGGATTCTCCAAAGACGAGGTTAACAGCCATATAAAACGCGTTGGGCATTTATCATCGATTTTAGAGAAAAATGGAATTATTGCCATTGCTTCCTTTGTATCGCCTTATGCTGAAAGCCGTGATTTTGTGCGGGGGATGTGTAAAAATTTCGTGGAAGTGCATCTGGAGTCAACAGCAGAATTTGCTAAACAATTTGATGAAAAAGGGTTCTTCGAAAAAGCGTTTAATGGCGAACTTGAAGATGTGCCCGGAGTAACTGTCGATTTTGAAAAATCAGAAAAGGCAGAGCTAACTTTTGATATGCAAAAGACTTCTTTGGAGAAAGTTAAAAAAGAGGTTATGAAATTTGTACGGGAAAACTATTAG
- the cysN gene encoding sulfate adenylyltransferase subunit CysN codes for MTDPILQNYDKSELLRFTTAGSVDDGKSTLIGRLLYDSKAIFEDQMEAIETASQKVGDEEVNLALLTDGLRAEREQGITIDVAYRYFATPKRKFIIADTPGHVQYTRNMVTGASTANAAIILIDARHGVIEQTLRHAFIASLLQIPHLIVCVNKMDLVDYDEKVFEKINDDFMGFSAKLDVQDIRFIPISALKGDNVVIRSQKMDWYNGPTLMYLLETIYIASDNNHIDPRFPVQYVIRPQSKEFPDYRGYGGRIAGGTFKKGDNVHILPSGFSSSIKTIDFYEESLEMAHTPQSVTLTLEDEIDISRGDMIVRENNRPNVDQDIDIMVCWLNDKPMIPGGKYALKHTSNDVRCMVKDVKYKIDINTLDRNSEDKQIDMNDIARLSIRTTKPLFYDSYRKNRITGSVTLIDEGTNETVCAGMIV; via the coding sequence ATGACCGACCCGATATTACAAAATTATGATAAAAGCGAACTTTTACGTTTTACTACCGCAGGCAGCGTTGATGATGGTAAAAGTACATTAATCGGCCGCTTACTTTATGATAGTAAAGCCATTTTTGAAGACCAGATGGAAGCCATCGAAACAGCCAGCCAAAAAGTAGGTGACGAAGAAGTTAATCTTGCCCTATTAACCGATGGCCTGAGAGCAGAGCGTGAACAAGGGATTACGATTGACGTGGCTTACCGTTATTTCGCAACACCCAAAAGAAAATTTATTATTGCTGATACACCCGGCCATGTTCAATACACCCGCAACATGGTAACCGGGGCTTCCACAGCCAATGCAGCCATAATTTTAATCGATGCACGACATGGTGTGATTGAACAAACTCTGCGCCATGCATTTATTGCTTCTTTACTTCAAATTCCACATTTGATTGTCTGTGTAAATAAAATGGATCTCGTCGATTATGATGAGAAAGTTTTTGAAAAAATAAATGACGATTTTATGGGCTTCTCCGCCAAGCTGGATGTGCAGGATATTCGTTTTATACCAATCAGTGCGCTTAAAGGTGACAATGTTGTAATCCGTTCTCAAAAAATGGATTGGTATAATGGACCAACCCTGATGTATCTGCTGGAAACGATTTATATTGCCAGCGATAATAATCACATCGATCCACGCTTTCCCGTTCAATATGTCATTCGTCCTCAAAGCAAAGAATTCCCGGATTATCGCGGTTATGGTGGACGTATCGCAGGAGGGACATTTAAAAAAGGCGATAATGTTCACATTTTACCATCAGGATTTTCTTCCTCAATTAAAACTATAGATTTTTATGAAGAAAGCCTGGAAATGGCCCACACACCACAATCTGTAACTTTGACACTTGAAGATGAAATTGATATCAGCCGTGGCGATATGATTGTCAGGGAAAACAACCGGCCTAATGTTGACCAGGATATTGATATAATGGTTTGCTGGCTAAATGATAAACCAATGATCCCCGGTGGCAAATATGCCTTAAAACATACGTCAAATGATGTGCGCTGCATGGTTAAAGATGTGAAATACAAAATAGATATTAACACTTTGGATAGAAACAGCGAAGACAAACAAATTGATATGAACGACATAGCACGGCTTTCAATCCGCACAACCAAACCTCTTTTTTATGATAGTTATCGCAAAAACCGTATTACAGGCAGTGTTACTTTGATTGATGAAGGTACCAACGAAACTGTTTGTGCAGGGATGATTGTTTAG
- the cysD gene encoding sulfate adenylyltransferase subunit CysD, translated as MYNYNISHLRELEAESIFVMREVAAQFEKPVLLFSGGKDSIIMFHLARKAFYPAKLPFPLLHIDTGHNFQETLDFRDDLVKKTGSRLEVRYVEDSIKQGRVAEEKGPNPSRNKAQTVTLLDAIEELQVDAALGGGRRDEEKARAKERFFSHRDDFGQWDPKNQRPELWNIFNGRKNMGEHFRVFPISNWTELDVWQYIKMENIDLPNLYFTHKREVVNRHGTFLAKSPHIQLLKNEKWEKKTIRFRTIGDMTCTGGVESPADNLTDIINEIAASRTTERGTRHDDKRSEAAMEDRKKEGYF; from the coding sequence GTGTACAATTATAACATTAGCCATTTGCGGGAACTCGAAGCCGAGTCCATTTTTGTGATGCGTGAAGTGGCCGCACAATTTGAAAAACCTGTCCTGCTATTTTCGGGCGGCAAGGATTCGATTATTATGTTTCACCTGGCACGAAAAGCCTTTTATCCTGCTAAACTTCCCTTTCCGCTTTTGCATATCGATACAGGCCATAACTTTCAGGAGACCCTGGATTTCCGTGATGACCTTGTAAAGAAAACCGGTTCACGCCTGGAAGTACGTTATGTGGAAGATTCTATCAAACAAGGCCGGGTTGCCGAAGAAAAGGGACCTAACCCAAGCCGGAATAAAGCACAAACCGTTACTTTATTGGATGCAATTGAAGAATTACAAGTTGATGCAGCCCTTGGTGGTGGCCGCCGTGACGAAGAGAAAGCCCGAGCTAAAGAACGCTTCTTTTCACACCGTGATGATTTTGGTCAGTGGGATCCTAAAAATCAACGTCCTGAATTATGGAATATTTTCAATGGCCGTAAAAACATGGGTGAACATTTCAGGGTTTTTCCAATCAGTAACTGGACAGAACTGGATGTTTGGCAATACATAAAAATGGAAAATATCGATCTGCCAAACCTTTATTTTACCCATAAACGCGAAGTTGTAAACCGCCATGGAACTTTTCTGGCAAAATCGCCCCATATTCAATTATTGAAAAATGAAAAATGGGAAAAGAAGACAATCCGCTTTAGAACAATTGGCGATATGACTTGTACAGGCGGCGTTGAATCACCGGCTGATAATCTAACAGACATCATCAATGAAATTGCTGCATCACGAACTACAGAACGAGGCACGAGACATGACGACAAACGCTCTGAAGCGGCAATGGAAGACCGTAAAAAAGAAGGATACTTTTAA
- the cysC gene encoding adenylyl-sulfate kinase gives MSTKATNIHPVLDQIIQKDAKENLLKQRAKVFWMTGLSGSGKSTIAIGVEKELHKKGFLTQILDGDNVRSGINNNLGFSEDDRIENIRRISEVSKLFFNCGIITINSFVSPTIEIRDQARKIIGPENFVEIYINAPLEICEKRDVKGLYKKVRNGEIKNFTGIDAPFEASVNPDIEIRTAELTIEDSIQKVLENILPLIEKK, from the coding sequence ATGTCAACCAAAGCAACAAACATACATCCGGTTTTAGACCAAATAATCCAAAAAGATGCCAAAGAAAACTTGCTCAAACAAAGAGCAAAAGTCTTTTGGATGACCGGTCTTTCCGGTTCCGGAAAATCTACCATTGCCATCGGTGTTGAAAAGGAACTCCATAAAAAAGGATTTCTTACTCAAATTCTTGATGGCGACAATGTGCGAAGCGGCATTAATAATAATCTTGGATTTTCTGAAGATGATCGCATCGAAAATATCCGGCGCATTTCAGAAGTTTCAAAACTGTTTTTTAATTGTGGTATAATTACGATTAATAGTTTTGTAAGCCCGACTATCGAAATACGTGACCAAGCGCGCAAAATTATCGGGCCGGAAAATTTTGTGGAAATTTATATAAATGCCCCATTGGAGATTTGTGAAAAGCGTGATGTAAAAGGATTGTATAAAAAAGTACGCAATGGAGAGATTAAAAATTTTACAGGAATTGATGCGCCATTCGAGGCTTCTGTAAATCCGGATATTGAAATCAGAACAGCCGAATTAACAATTGAAGATTCAATACAAAAAGTACTTGAAAATATTTTACCATTAATTGAAAAAAAATAG
- a CDS encoding Gfo/Idh/MocA family oxidoreductase has product MAKNFALIGAAGYIAPRHMQAIAETGNNLKCALDKSDSVGILDRYFENVDFFTEFERFDRHVEMLRTKSTADKIDYVSICSPNYFHDAHMRFALRIGAHAICEKPLVLNPWNLDALETLEEQSETNIYNVLQLRLHKSIIALKEKIEKKANDKKHEIVLTYITSRGKWYDYSWKGDQEKSGGVPTNIGIHFFDMLTWIFGDVQNHQVHINEKRKASGFIELEKANVRWYLSLDRNDLPEQAVNDGKTTFRSITIDGDEIEFSGGFTDLHTEIYKDILNGGGFRISHARTSVELAYQIRHAKIEKPGNEEAHPFLLL; this is encoded by the coding sequence ATGGCAAAAAATTTTGCTTTAATAGGAGCTGCCGGCTATATCGCACCAAGGCACATGCAGGCAATAGCTGAAACTGGAAATAATCTGAAATGTGCTTTGGATAAAAGTGATTCGGTTGGAATTCTGGATCGGTACTTTGAAAATGTAGATTTTTTTACAGAGTTTGAACGATTCGATCGCCATGTTGAAATGCTGAGAACAAAAAGTACAGCCGATAAAATCGATTATGTTAGTATTTGTTCGCCAAACTATTTCCATGATGCACACATGCGTTTTGCTTTGCGGATTGGTGCCCATGCCATTTGTGAGAAACCGTTGGTTTTGAATCCCTGGAACCTGGATGCCCTAGAAACTTTGGAAGAACAATCTGAAACAAATATTTATAATGTTTTGCAGCTGCGGCTACACAAATCCATAATTGCTTTAAAAGAAAAAATTGAGAAAAAAGCAAACGATAAAAAACATGAAATCGTATTAACTTATATTACTTCCCGCGGAAAATGGTATGATTATTCCTGGAAAGGTGATCAGGAAAAATCGGGTGGTGTGCCAACCAATATTGGAATACATTTTTTTGATATGTTGACCTGGATATTTGGGGATGTTCAAAATCACCAGGTGCATATTAATGAAAAGAGAAAAGCTTCAGGATTTATAGAATTGGAAAAAGCAAATGTACGCTGGTATCTTTCTTTAGATAGAAATGACTTGCCTGAACAAGCTGTAAATGATGGGAAAACAACTTTTCGTTCTATCACAATTGATGGGGATGAGATTGAGTTTTCAGGCGGCTTTACTGATTTACACACAGAGATTTATAAAGATATTCTTAATGGTGGTGGTTTTAGGATTAGTCATGCCCGCACATCTGTGGAGCTTGCTTATCAAATCCGCCATGCAAAAATAGAGAAACCTGGTAACGAAGAAGCGCATCCATTTTTATTGTTGTAG
- a CDS encoding N-acetyltransferase: MNEQNFFVHESAYVDDNVEIGEGTKVWHYSHIQSAARIGKKCVFGQNVNVANNVKIGNFCKIQNNVSIYEGVELEDYVFCGPSMVFTNIMEPRCEFPQVGAEFYLKTIVGYGASIGANATIVCGHDIGRFAFIAAGAVVVKDVPQYALMAGVPAKQVGWMSRHGAKLPEADKDGIMVCSKSGWKYEINSKGLLVCLDWAEDKAVS; the protein is encoded by the coding sequence ATGAACGAACAAAACTTTTTTGTCCACGAATCCGCTTATGTGGATGATAACGTTGAAATTGGTGAAGGCACAAAAGTCTGGCATTACAGCCATATACAAAGTGCTGCTCGAATTGGCAAGAAATGCGTTTTTGGCCAAAATGTAAATGTGGCGAATAATGTAAAAATTGGCAATTTTTGCAAAATCCAAAATAACGTTTCAATCTATGAGGGTGTGGAGCTTGAAGATTATGTTTTCTGCGGCCCTTCGATGGTTTTTACAAATATCATGGAACCACGATGCGAGTTTCCGCAGGTAGGGGCAGAATTCTACTTAAAAACAATTGTTGGATATGGTGCTTCGATTGGAGCAAATGCCACCATAGTTTGTGGCCATGATATTGGACGTTTTGCATTTATTGCCGCCGGGGCAGTGGTTGTTAAAGATGTTCCTCAATATGCATTGATGGCCGGTGTTCCTGCTAAACAAGTCGGCTGGATGAGCCGCCATGGAGCAAAGCTACCCGAAGCAGATAAGGATGGAATTATGGTCTGTTCAAAATCAGGCTGGAAATATGAGATTAATTCCAAAGGATTACTTGTTTGTTTGGATTGGGCTGAAGATAAAGCAGTTAGCTAA
- a CDS encoding class I SAM-dependent methyltransferase — protein sequence MSSKWYDIFSFTYDSFLEKLYFGSRQQAIDFLDLKPGQTILDIACGTGANFKHIIATKADIEIYGTDLSEGMLNKGQVTISKKKWKNITLFQADARDLTPAFVKKRIKKEPHFDRIICFLGLSVIPDWEQVLDKMLNLLKENGRIVIVDVFAERRNFNTWLVEKFAKADLNRKIWQLLKTKTSQFHYKYLPIKESKVGGKLFLATGIKNSPSNKI from the coding sequence ATGAGTTCGAAATGGTATGACATATTCTCATTTACTTATGACTCGTTCTTAGAAAAATTATATTTTGGAAGTAGACAACAAGCCATAGATTTTTTAGACTTAAAACCTGGACAAACTATACTTGACATTGCTTGTGGTACCGGTGCAAATTTTAAGCATATAATCGCAACAAAAGCGGATATTGAAATTTATGGAACTGACTTATCTGAAGGAATGCTGAACAAAGGCCAGGTAACGATTAGTAAAAAAAAATGGAAAAACATTACATTATTTCAAGCAGATGCGAGAGATTTAACTCCGGCTTTTGTTAAAAAACGAATCAAGAAAGAACCCCATTTTGATAGAATTATTTGTTTTTTAGGGCTTTCGGTTATTCCAGATTGGGAACAGGTTTTAGATAAAATGCTAAATTTGTTGAAAGAAAATGGAAGAATAGTAATTGTAGATGTTTTTGCAGAAAGAAGAAATTTCAATACCTGGTTAGTTGAAAAATTTGCAAAAGCAGATTTAAATCGGAAAATTTGGCAATTGCTAAAAACTAAAACATCTCAATTCCATTATAAATATTTACCCATTAAAGAAAGCAAAGTTGGTGGTAAATTATTTTTAGCCACAGGAATTAAAAATAGTCCTTCTAACAAAATATGA
- the rsgA gene encoding ribosome small subunit-dependent GTPase A, with protein sequence MTLEDLGYTKELEAYRKEQNLDSFGIGRVISEHKGRFSVKTDSAEFDAEVIGNMRFTASNRIDLPVVGDWVSIAEYDDNKALIHAIFPRKSIIERKAVGKFGQTQIIASNIDFGIIVQSINRDFNINRLERYLTICNASKIEPIIILSKVDLIDKQQMEELLSQIKERIKNIPIFAISNQTQLGIDELKSKLIKGCTYCLLGSSGVGKSTLINTLTGTIMMDTGEISKSIDRGKHVTSHRELLVLENGILIDNPGMREVGITDSSGGLEITFDKILTFAQDCKFNDCTHTNEKGCAVLAAIENEELDSDSYANYLKMEKEKMHFESNAQERKKKDKDLGKLIKRIKKQKRNIKY encoded by the coding sequence ATGACACTTGAAGATTTAGGATATACCAAAGAATTAGAAGCTTACAGAAAAGAACAGAACCTTGACTCGTTTGGAATCGGAAGGGTTATTTCAGAACATAAAGGTCGATTTTCTGTAAAAACTGACTCCGCCGAGTTTGATGCAGAAGTTATTGGAAATATGAGATTTACAGCTTCAAATAGAATTGACTTGCCTGTTGTCGGCGATTGGGTGTCCATTGCAGAATACGATGATAACAAAGCTCTCATCCATGCAATTTTTCCCAGAAAGTCAATTATTGAAAGAAAGGCTGTTGGCAAATTTGGGCAAACACAAATTATTGCTTCAAATATTGATTTTGGAATAATCGTTCAGTCTATAAACAGGGATTTCAACATAAATCGACTGGAGCGTTATCTGACGATATGCAATGCTTCTAAAATTGAACCTATTATTATTTTGAGCAAAGTTGATTTAATTGATAAACAACAAATGGAAGAATTGTTATCTCAAATAAAAGAAAGAATTAAAAACATCCCGATATTTGCAATAAGCAACCAGACTCAATTGGGTATTGATGAGCTAAAATCCAAACTAATAAAGGGGTGTACTTATTGTTTATTGGGTTCATCAGGTGTAGGAAAGTCTACACTTATAAATACATTAACCGGAACCATTATGATGGATACCGGCGAAATAAGCAAAAGTATTGATCGAGGCAAACATGTAACAAGCCACAGAGAATTACTTGTTTTAGAAAATGGAATATTAATTGACAATCCTGGAATGAGAGAAGTTGGAATAACAGATAGTTCTGGTGGTCTTGAAATAACGTTTGATAAAATTTTGACTTTTGCTCAAGATTGTAAGTTTAATGATTGCACCCATACAAATGAAAAAGGTTGCGCTGTGTTGGCTGCAATTGAAAATGAAGAATTAGATTCTGACTCTTATGCAAATTATCTTAAGATGGAAAAAGAAAAAATGCATTTTGAATCGAATGCCCAAGAGCGAAAAAAGAAGGACAAAGATTTAGGAAAATTGATAAAACGCATCAAAAAACAAAAAAGAAATATCAAGTATTAA
- a CDS encoding DEAD/DEAH box helicase, whose amino-acid sequence MFIYLKRKKILESITIDQLGLSENVLKGVQELGFEKPTPVQEKVIPLLLSKPTDLVALAQTGTGKTAAYGLPIIEHIDLENKNTQALILSPTRELCIQIAKDIKKYSKFIKGMNITAVYGGTDINRQIKSLEKGVHIIVATPGRMLDLMYRKKADITTINTVVLDEADEMLNMGFQEDLNNILQDTPSDKNTLLFSATMPREAEKIAKDYMSDPEKITVGKRNAGAANVEHLYYMVQAKDRYLALKRIADINPDIYGIIFCRTRKETKEIADKLIHDGYNADALHGDLTQSQRDFVMQKFRVKNLQMLVATDVAARGLDVNDLTHVINVDLPDDLEVYTHRSGRTGRAGKAGIAINIVHSREKGKIRRIEQLIGKKFEHRRVPGGAEICKTQLFHLIDKMQNVEIDHEQIDPFLPDVYEKLKDLDKEELIKNFVALEFNRFLDYYKNAKDINFVEKSRRDFSDRPDRQKKSRRDFSKTRYTRFFINVGNKDNLNAGTLIGLINRYCQDREMEIGKIEVMKTFSFFEVGEFYADQVLAAFRGAKFDKRSIQVEVAQPRDNQRTGKKESFRDRKDKRGGFPKDGPSKGKRRERR is encoded by the coding sequence ATATTTATTTATTTGAAAAGGAAGAAGATTTTGGAAAGTATTACCATAGATCAGCTTGGTCTATCAGAAAATGTTTTAAAAGGTGTTCAGGAACTTGGTTTTGAAAAACCGACACCTGTACAAGAAAAAGTAATCCCGTTGTTGTTAAGCAAACCAACCGATTTAGTTGCATTGGCACAAACAGGAACTGGCAAAACAGCCGCTTATGGATTACCAATTATTGAACACATTGATCTTGAAAACAAAAATACGCAGGCGCTGATTCTCAGCCCAACCCGCGAGTTGTGTATTCAAATTGCTAAAGATATAAAAAAATATTCTAAGTTTATAAAGGGTATGAATATTACTGCTGTATATGGTGGGACAGATATTAACCGGCAGATTAAATCACTTGAAAAAGGTGTCCATATTATTGTGGCTACACCAGGCCGAATGCTGGATTTGATGTATCGCAAAAAAGCAGATATTACAACAATCAATACTGTGGTTTTGGATGAAGCCGATGAAATGCTCAATATGGGTTTTCAGGAAGATTTGAATAATATTTTGCAGGACACACCCTCTGATAAAAACACTCTTTTATTTTCTGCAACCATGCCGCGCGAAGCAGAGAAAATTGCTAAAGATTATATGAGTGATCCGGAAAAAATTACGGTTGGCAAGCGTAATGCCGGAGCCGCAAATGTGGAGCACCTGTATTATATGGTGCAGGCCAAAGATCGTTATCTGGCCCTTAAAAGAATCGCCGATATTAACCCGGATATTTACGGGATTATTTTTTGCCGTACACGAAAAGAGACAAAAGAGATTGCAGATAAACTGATTCACGATGGTTATAATGCCGATGCGCTTCACGGAGATTTAACTCAATCTCAGCGTGATTTTGTTATGCAAAAATTTAGGGTAAAAAACCTGCAAATGCTGGTTGCAACAGATGTTGCGGCACGAGGTTTGGATGTAAATGATTTGACCCATGTAATAAATGTTGATTTGCCTGATGACCTGGAAGTTTACACGCACAGAAGTGGTAGAACCGGTCGTGCAGGTAAAGCCGGTATTGCGATCAATATTGTTCATAGCCGGGAAAAGGGCAAGATTCGACGCATTGAACAATTGATAGGTAAAAAGTTTGAACATCGACGTGTTCCCGGTGGTGCAGAAATTTGCAAAACCCAGCTTTTTCATCTGATCGATAAAATGCAAAATGTTGAAATTGACCATGAACAGATCGATCCGTTTTTACCGGATGTTTATGAAAAACTAAAAGATCTGGATAAAGAAGAATTGATTAAAAATTTTGTGGCTTTGGAGTTTAACCGCTTTCTCGATTATTATAAAAATGCAAAAGATATTAATTTTGTTGAAAAATCAAGACGCGATTTTTCGGACCGCCCGGACAGACAAAAAAAATCCAGAAGAGATTTTTCCAAAACACGCTATACTCGCTTTTTTATAAATGTTGGTAACAAGGACAATTTGAATGCCGGCACATTAATTGGATTGATAAACCGCTACTGCCAGGATAGGGAAATGGAAATTGGCAAGATTGAAGTTATGAAAACCTTTTCCTTTTTTGAAGTGGGCGAATTTTATGCAGACCAGGTTTTAGCTGCCTTCCGCGGTGCAAAGTTTGATAAAAGATCTATCCAGGTAGAAGTGGCACAGCCAAGGGATAATCAGCGCACCGGAAAAAAAGAAAGCTTCCGCGATCGGAAAGATAAAAGGGGTGGATTTCCAAAAGACGGCCCTTCAAAAGGCAAACGCCGTGAACGCAGATAA
- a CDS encoding biopolymer transporter ExbD: protein MFLAKPRKNDGEIPTSSLADIVFLLLIFFLVTTSIDVEKGISLHLPEFPGKEKEIHPDNLVNIMINGQNRVAIDGEEISLAEITSLVKTELADHPELVVSIKSNSQADYNTYIKVLDKVKKAWGNKPARISIADADL, encoded by the coding sequence ATGTTTTTAGCTAAGCCACGTAAAAATGATGGAGAAATACCTACCTCATCACTCGCTGATATTGTTTTCCTATTGTTGATCTTTTTTCTGGTAACAACAAGTATTGATGTTGAAAAGGGCATTAGCCTGCATTTACCAGAATTTCCGGGGAAAGAAAAAGAAATCCACCCAGATAACCTTGTCAATATTATGATAAATGGGCAAAACCGTGTGGCAATTGATGGAGAAGAGATTTCTCTTGCCGAGATCACATCATTGGTGAAAACAGAACTTGCTGATCATCCGGAATTAGTAGTTTCAATAAAATCAAATTCACAAGCTGATTATAACACTTATATAAAAGTGCTTGATAAAGTAAAAAAGGCGTGGGGTAATAAACCGGCACGTATTTCTATAGCCGATGCTGACTTATAA